ATCTCTTTTCAGTTCTACAATACTTTCCTTTGCGACTTCAGTTCCAACCGACGATGCAAGACTCAGTAAACTCCAAGCGCCATTACATGCTACCGCTCTGCTCCGCACTTGCCGAAGGGCTAATGCGGAAATCTCCAAGTCATGGCTCAGTCACGTCCTGTTTTATTTTGATGATCCGATGTCGCTGCTTGACAAGCTCGCGCCTATCCCCTTGGAAGAGCTGTCCCTCATTCGGTATATCTCTGTGCGTGGGGATCCTCTGCTGCTTACCTACCCGCCAAAAATACAAGTACATCACAATCTGGTTGGTGTATTGAAGCTTCTTCCCCGGCTACAGCTACGCCAGCTTACGGTTTTGGGGAGCGGTAGCGACAAGTTCCAATATCGGATGTTGGACGAGTTGATCAAGCATGGGAACAGTTGGCAGGAATTACGTTTCATTAGTCACGACTCTGGGATACTTGGGTATGCTTATTATTGCCTTGATCCGACACTTTGTGACCGGTACCAACGGCGACCACAACCAGAGCATTGGCAAAgagtgatggaggagagagacGGTGTACATTCTTACCCGTCAGTCTCGATTCATCGAGGAAAGCGGGCCGGTCATTGCGGAGCTGTCTTCAAGCCTGAAACCcgggaggtgatggcgcAAAGTTACAACGGGGCACCATTTTCAGTGTATGATTACGGAACAGCGGAGGACCCAGTGTTTATCAGTGAGAATGAACGAGGCAAGGAGCTCATGGTGGCTATCAGAAGAGGCCAGCGAGATGTGGACTACGAAGAAAAGACCAATAGTCCATTTCTTCCAGGTCGCGACATTCGGAGAGACTTTCCGGGCAAGACTTGGGTTGAGATCCGCGCTGCATGTACCAAGGCAACATATTGATAGTCGGACGGCCTCCCACCTGAAAACAGCCTCGATCTCTACCTGGGCATCGATGAGCTCATCTGAACTTCGCGTTGTACCTATACCCTAACAATCAGAGCATCACTATTAGAGATGCCCTTGAACTATCCAGGACCACGACCTCTTATCTGTATCTGTTGAATATTACAACATCGGAGCCAGATGGTCATATCGCACTCTGTAACCACGCTTCTAGCGGGCTTAGGCTGCCTCGACTTCGAGGATACTCTTGACGGACTGTATAGGCCTCCAGATTTCGACAATGTTGAGCCCAGCGCTGGCTATCAACTCACGCCACTCTTCCTCGGACCGCTCAGCCGCGGCAAGACATGCCATCATTGTAAAATCGGATACAGTAACCCTTGAAGGCGGCTTCACGCTGCTCACCAAACTTTCATGTATCAGCAGTCTCGGATAGCCTTTCCTCACAGCAGGTGCCAAGGTTTGCAAGATCTTCTTGGCCGTCTCAGCTGGTTAGCCATGCAACAATTTGTCCCTGAAATAAAATCGGCACCCCTTTGATTTTGCCGGCTGTGGAGTGAAGAAATTGTGTAGCTGTAACTGGATGACGGGACCGACATTCACTCCATTGAGGGTACCGAGTAAATCTTGAAGGGCCAGACAGCCAGGGGCAGTCTCTGGATGCCGGGCCAGAAACTTCTTCAAATCATGACCTTGACACCGCCGATATTTACGACAAGCGGGCGAATCTTGTCGTTGTCGATCTGTGAAGGaagggcgaggatggtgtcgaaAGGGTGTATATCGACCCAGGGCGTCGGGTTGTATTTGGAGTGGCACTCCAGAGCATCGTTGAAATCTGATGTCAGGGGCGTACTTGTCCATACATGCCAGCAAATGAAAGATCCTCAACCAGAGCCTTTGCCCACGGGGTTCGCGCATATGTATACTGTGCAACTTATCTGATCAGTGACTGGCCAGATATGTATGACACGCATCATGCGCCCTACGAGTTCACCACTCCAACATCAATGTCCGTATTCCGTATCACACTTTAAGCAAGAGGGAAATGCGAATGAGAAGCTCATCGGCACCCGTGAGTTGAGCCAATATGGAGCATGTTATGGGGGCTCCTTCACGCTCGGCCGCCCATTTTGTAAACACCCCAGCGTCGATGAGGATTTTACTGGagtgttgatgctggggatGACCCACTTTGGTCCCAGGCGATGTCCCAAGGACATTGAATTCTCCGCAGGGCTTCGGAACGCTGCGTCTCTCGCACGCATTATTTCGGTGTTTGAGAAGTACGTGACGCCAACGCACTCAAGACTGGCCAGGAGCTGGTCTGTTGGTATCATATTGTGCTGTCGGTAAAATGTTATCTCATTTGAGGCTGTCGTCGAGTGGTAGATTGGCACGGGACCGGGTGTATTtatcatcaacctcactctCCCCCTCATTCCGATACCGCCACGCGGCCCCATGTGCAGATATCTGTGGTTAGAATAATATGGAAAGTCCAGGGATAAGCTCAAAAAAGACTGCTGCACAATACAAGTAGTTCGTCATGGCCCCTGGTCATAGGCTTTCTTTGTGGCCCACCTGACCACTTTTATGTTGAGTACACATTGGTATAACAACCATATCCACCCCTTGCTAAGCACTGTTGTCAAGCTTTCCGTGTAGGCTGGAATCAGGATAATAGGCGAGCAAAACAGCGCCAAGCACCAATGGAGTATCGAAAGTTGTATAATCTTGTTGATGACCTGGGGCACCATTTTGATCCCGCCTGCGGTGGGCTCAGGTGAATAACATTCTGAGATCCAGATGTCCTCCCCACGCATAGCGCTCAACGTGGGTGGATATTGAGTGAGGGATTACACGAGTACACTAAGAGATTTCAGTACATGGCttgtgtggtgttggggacTGGGGAGTGTAGTTTGCTAATCGAGCATGCTGCGCAGCGTCTGCGGTGACTTTCATAGCCCGGTTCAATCTTATCCACTCGGTCTCTCAGGGATGCGCATTATCCACGAACAGGGACACTTGACTGAGTATGAAGAATTCGTTCCAGCACATAGCCAGGTCTCCCGTCAACAGTGACGTCGGGTAAGATCTCGCGACTAAGATAGATAGCTTTGGAGGAGCGACCTGGAAGTCGGAGGATCCACAGTATGATGGGTGTGTCCGTTGCTTCCCACTCTCTGGGCGAGAACATACCGCAAGGGCATGCTGGTAGTTTCCAGACCAAAAGTGACAAAAAAGAACAATCAAAAACCCACAGTTTGCAGTTTCCAGTTGTTTGTTTCATTTTAGCTTCGACAGTGGGTGGGGCCTTGTTTGGGTTTCCCCCACCATACTCCGTTGCTCCTCTCGCTctgctcccccctcttcaagCCTCTCTTCATCTCTCTCCAACACTGTCTACATTTCCCTAACCCCTCCACTCAATCTTCGCAACCAACCTGCTATGTGGGGTCTCGAGCTGCCACCGAAGTGTTGTGTAGTCTGTAACGTGGGTGTCAATGTGTCACGTTTATTAGCCGAAGGCCATCGCTACGTAGTAGTAACGACCTTGTAAAAATTATTTAGGGATAGGTATAGGCCGACTTATAATAATACTTAAGAGTAATTTCTATAACTTATTTAAACCTATTAATCTTTTacattattattataataataaaagtggaggtaataaaatattatatatgTTGAGTATTTCACTCTAATTTAAAATTTTAATTCAATATATTTAGTAGTTGTTAATATAATTGAAACTTAAATCTACTACATGAAAtgtacatatatatatatatatatatatatacattaATTGTAAGCTGAGAATGAAAATAATAACTGGAAacgaaaaataaaataaagaGGTAAATAAGCATAAAAGAACCCCAAAAATTATAACagttcttcttcctcgaaTATTTCATGAACGTTACGCTTTATTTCATAGATCTCACTATATACCTCTTCATTATATCAATACCtttttatattaatactttaatGTATTAGTTTTTTAACCTTCACAATATATTCTTTCTTTGTCtcctttactttttaaataatattatattttctctctcttgttaAGTTTTTTATTTACTGTACATTATGAATTTTCTCTTTTGTGTGTTTACATATTTTCATAATATTTTTTTGCTTTACAAATAAGTTTGTTTTAGTAATCATAATACTCTTAAATACTTTTGTACTTAATTATACTGtatataaaaggttaaaatagggataattaaatataataaataaatttactaacgtatattataagcgagtaACCCATATAAGCGAGTGACTCACTTCCCACTACACCGTAATAaactatcctcaattatACCGCAATAATACTAGGAAGTAACTACAATTATATTAGAAACGGCTGAATCAGATAATTCcccagcctcctggcaagtgcaCGCGTTATAGCTAagcttgccgcacacaccacagcaccgaaCCTTTGTATGAGCCTCCTCTGCACCACTATTATCCCGCTGCGTTTCTTACAGTCCCTCTCTACCGACGACCTTCTTATTTAATAGATCATGTAGATCCTATATAGTAagtgatcctccgagccgCATACGTCTTTTCAGCTCTCCGGCACTTATTTAGTGCCTTATTGGCCTTACGGAGCGAAGCGTTCTTTAATTAAAGGAGGGTtacttaatatattatagctatCGTACCTTTAGTAAGCTAATCCATAGTAATTAATATCGAAATCGGGAAATTATTTCAATAGTTAGTAATACGAATTTTAATAAGTTTTAACTATAAATTAGCTTCTCGGGggttatataatatttaagcAACTTGACGTCGTAGGGTATTAGCGCGTAAGGTTAAGGGTATTAATATACGAAGCTTGATATCTAGCTTAAAAAGTACCCTTTCTAGATTATACAGTATAAAGCTAACCCTTGTAAAGCTACCCTATACAATTTTTTCCGTTATAGAAGTAAAAAAGGCTTTACGGAGAATATAAAGAAACTCGAACTTacttaaataattaatatatatatatatatatattaggTCTTTAA
The window above is part of the Podospora bellae-mahoneyi strain CBS 112042 chromosome 3, whole genome shotgun sequence genome. Proteins encoded here:
- a CDS encoding hypothetical protein (EggNog:ENOG503P37C), with translation MDSQYHSTLFHTPFEVRDAIYSSLFSSTILSFATSVPTDDARLSKLQAPLHATALLRTCRRANAEISKSWLSHVLFYFDDPMSLLDKLAPIPLEELSLIRYISVRGDPLLLTYPPKIQVHHNLVGVLKLLPRLQLRQLTVLGSGSDKFQYRMLDELIKHGNSWQELRFISHDSGILGYAYYCLDPTLCDRYQRRPQPEHWQRVMEERDGVHSYPSVSIHRGKRAGHCGAVFKPETREVMAQSYNGAPFSVYDYGTAEDPVFISENERGKELMVAIRRGQRDVDYEEKTNSPFLPGRDIRRDFPGKTWVEIRAACTKATY